A part of Chthonomonadales bacterium genomic DNA contains:
- a CDS encoding glycosyltransferase, with protein MRLFQGPWDRETAVERGLPRDTAEGGGARTALRPRDRLAVGATFRIERYSLRRSHRVVTLSEYMASEARCRFGTPASKVSVIPPGVDTAVFAPGDRARARERLGLVPGAFIVLSVRRLARRMGLDLLLRAAQRVCREHADMLVVVEEVRSGLR; from the coding sequence GTGCGTCTGTTCCAGGGGCCCTGGGATCGGGAGACGGCAGTGGAGCGCGGGCTGCCGCGCGATACGGCGGAAGGCGGTGGAGCGAGGACAGCGCTGCGACCACGCGACCGGCTCGCGGTCGGCGCGACGTTCCGGATCGAGCGCTACTCGCTTCGCCGGAGCCACCGCGTGGTGACACTCAGCGAGTACATGGCCTCCGAGGCTCGCTGCCGCTTCGGCACTCCGGCGAGCAAGGTCTCGGTGATCCCGCCCGGCGTCGACACCGCCGTCTTCGCGCCGGGCGACAGAGCACGAGCCCGCGAGAGGCTCGGGCTCGTGCCCGGGGCGTTCATCGTTCTGTCGGTACGCCGGTTGGCGCGGCGCATGGGCCTGGACCTGCTGCTGCGGGCTGCGCAGCGGGTGTGCCGGGAGCATGCGGACATGCTCGTCGTGGTGGAGGAGGTTCGCTCCGGCCTTCGGTAG
- a CDS encoding glycosyltransferase yields the protein MHILNLADAVFRDKPGGSRQYAREMARCFREAGHRVSFLVPRIRPELPHEESVEGCRVVRYDKPDLLRQQVNLRLAFGRLNADTPVDAVLVHFAYTA from the coding sequence ATGCATATCCTGAACCTCGCTGACGCGGTATTCCGCGACAAGCCGGGCGGGAGCCGTCAGTACGCGCGGGAGATGGCTCGGTGCTTTCGGGAGGCTGGCCATCGGGTGAGCTTCCTGGTGCCACGGATCCGCCCCGAGCTTCCTCACGAGGAGTCCGTCGAAGGGTGCCGCGTAGTTCGCTACGATAAGCCGGACCTCTTGCGGCAGCAGGTGAACCTCCGCCTCGCATTCGGCCGCCTGAATGCCGATACCCCCGTCGACGCCGTGCTCGTGCACTTTGCCTACACGGCCTGA
- a CDS encoding glycosyltransferase family 9 protein produces MDSEQGTTAGGKSSGSRQIAVLSLSALGDLLLALPLLQALRRPHPGAALTIVAERGATAAFARELEAADRVVLLPPGARRAPLALARALLVVRGLRADLAVQTFASHGAFGNLLMGATRAGVRVGFDDGRFANRLTHRIPIDDRLHYITLNLNLLRRLGHVDAAEPEGRYLPPLEERAAAFPLRGLRGRFGDYVVVSPGSDPALAFKRWPAPKWAALCRWLVAQGRTPVFVGDRRERAAIDTILALGAPGENTAGETGFADLAALVSQSALVVGTDGMVLHLAAAMDRPCVGVFGPTNPVWCGPWRQGHRVVRLGLPCSPCYRASNIGRAMTCRTQECLHYLSEEAVIAAVRRALDDATGASSAGTGGHAYPEPR; encoded by the coding sequence ATGGATAGCGAGCAGGGAACGACGGCGGGCGGGAAGTCGAGCGGGTCGCGGCAAATCGCGGTGCTTTCTCTCTCCGCGCTGGGTGACCTGCTGCTGGCGCTCCCGCTGCTGCAGGCGCTGCGGCGCCCGCACCCCGGCGCGGCGCTGACCATCGTGGCGGAGCGAGGCGCCACGGCGGCCTTCGCGCGCGAGCTGGAGGCCGCCGATCGCGTCGTCCTGCTCCCGCCGGGCGCGCGGCGGGCGCCCCTCGCCCTCGCGCGCGCTCTGCTCGTTGTGCGGGGGCTTCGCGCCGACCTTGCGGTCCAGACGTTCGCGTCGCACGGCGCGTTTGGCAACCTGCTCATGGGCGCGACTCGAGCGGGCGTGCGCGTCGGCTTCGATGACGGACGCTTCGCGAATCGGCTCACGCATCGCATACCCATCGACGATCGGCTGCACTACATCACGCTCAACCTGAACCTGCTGCGCCGCCTGGGGCACGTTGACGCGGCGGAGCCCGAGGGGCGCTACCTGCCGCCCCTCGAGGAGCGGGCCGCCGCCTTCCCGCTTCGCGGCCTGCGCGGCCGGTTCGGCGATTACGTCGTCGTCTCTCCGGGCAGCGACCCGGCGCTCGCGTTCAAGCGCTGGCCGGCGCCGAAGTGGGCGGCGCTGTGCCGTTGGCTCGTCGCGCAGGGGAGGACCCCCGTCTTCGTGGGCGACCGCCGGGAGCGCGCGGCGATCGACACGATCCTGGCCCTCGGGGCGCCGGGAGAGAACACGGCGGGGGAGACCGGCTTCGCCGACCTGGCAGCGCTCGTGAGCCAGAGCGCGCTCGTCGTGGGAACCGATGGGATGGTGCTCCACCTTGCGGCGGCCATGGACCGCCCGTGCGTGGGGGTGTTCGGGCCGACGAACCCCGTATGGTGCGGGCCGTGGCGGCAGGGACATCGCGTCGTGCGGCTGGGGCTGCCCTGCTCCCCCTGCTACCGCGCCTCCAACATCGGCCGCGCGATGACGTGCCGGACCCAGGAGTGCCTGCACTATCTCTCCGAGGAAGCCGTCATCGCGGCCGTTCGACGGGCGCTCGATGATGCTACCGGCGCATCCTCCGCCGGGACGGGTGGCCATGCATATCCTGAACCTCGCTGA
- a CDS encoding O-antigen ligase family protein: MLGSTQALRRAGAAGVVAVVLTACGVWVSVAVGHPAQAQHLSLLTFLVVPAILLALFDSPYLVPYILFTFAVTPEVRRVSDWLEGVFNSLSPISLAPTIASMALLIPVIKHGAGISGRLRGLMVLFGLALGYGLILGMRSNGEGALLDLANYGCPALMIPYITARRRDEATWDRWVSALACMAVLVAVYGWIQFLVAPAWDVFWMEQAPISSIGQPEPYKIRVFSTLNSPGPTGAFLAAALAPMLLERRWRGFFGAAGVVLVATALGITLNRTAWLSAAVCVVAYVATSTGRTRWRTALSVMAAGVCLYFLVPLLPGGDTISSRAQTFGKLGTDTSARARTGFLQAWLSVFEDEPLGRGLGAVGVVGKVATGGDAAQYQDFDNGFIAIAFTFGILGSAAVFCTLIMLARAVWRHGRTQRWPPYARLGIGMLAAGAVGLASYNFLPGLGGVLTWMFVGFALHGAQRREAAVARAARSQAYG; this comes from the coding sequence GTGCTCGGCTCGACGCAGGCTCTTCGGCGCGCGGGGGCAGCGGGCGTGGTGGCGGTCGTGCTGACCGCCTGCGGCGTGTGGGTGTCGGTCGCCGTCGGCCACCCCGCTCAGGCGCAGCACCTGAGCCTTCTGACCTTTCTCGTCGTCCCCGCGATCCTGCTCGCGCTCTTCGATTCCCCCTACCTCGTCCCGTACATCCTCTTCACCTTCGCCGTCACGCCCGAGGTGCGGCGCGTCTCCGACTGGTTGGAGGGCGTCTTCAACTCCCTCTCTCCGATCAGCCTGGCGCCGACGATTGCCAGCATGGCGCTCCTCATTCCGGTCATCAAGCACGGCGCCGGCATCTCCGGCCGGCTTCGCGGGCTGATGGTCCTGTTCGGGCTCGCGCTCGGCTATGGCCTCATCCTGGGAATGCGAAGCAACGGAGAGGGCGCGCTGCTGGATCTGGCCAACTACGGCTGCCCCGCCCTCATGATTCCCTACATCACCGCGCGGCGGCGCGATGAGGCGACATGGGACCGCTGGGTGTCGGCCCTCGCCTGCATGGCGGTTCTCGTGGCGGTGTATGGGTGGATCCAGTTCCTCGTCGCGCCTGCGTGGGACGTGTTCTGGATGGAGCAGGCGCCCATCAGCAGCATCGGCCAGCCGGAGCCGTACAAGATCCGCGTCTTCAGCACCCTGAACTCGCCGGGCCCGACCGGGGCCTTCCTGGCCGCGGCGCTGGCGCCCATGCTGCTTGAGCGGCGTTGGCGCGGCTTCTTTGGCGCCGCGGGCGTCGTCCTGGTCGCGACCGCCCTCGGCATCACCCTGAACCGCACGGCATGGCTCTCGGCGGCGGTGTGCGTCGTGGCTTATGTCGCGACGTCAACGGGCAGGACCCGGTGGCGCACGGCGCTCAGCGTCATGGCGGCGGGCGTCTGTCTGTACTTCCTCGTTCCTCTGCTGCCCGGCGGAGACACGATCAGCTCGCGCGCGCAGACGTTCGGCAAACTGGGGACAGACACATCGGCCCGGGCGCGAACCGGTTTCCTGCAGGCGTGGCTCTCGGTGTTTGAGGACGAGCCGCTGGGGAGGGGCCTCGGTGCCGTGGGGGTGGTAGGCAAGGTGGCGACAGGCGGAGACGCGGCGCAGTATCAGGATTTCGACAACGGCTTCATCGCCATCGCGTTCACGTTCGGCATCCTGGGCAGCGCGGCCGTCTTCTGTACGCTCATCATGCTCGCGCGGGCGGTGTGGCGCCACGGCAGGACGCAGCGCTGGCCTCCCTACGCCCGGCTGGGCATCGGGATGCTGGCGGCCGGCGCGGTCGGCCTCGCCTCGTACAACTTCCTCCCGGGCCTCGGAGGCGTGCTGACGTGGATGTTCGTGGGCTTCGCCCTCCACGGCGCGCAGCGGCGAGAGGCGGCCGTGGCGCGCGCAGCGAGAAGCCAGGCCTATGGATAG
- a CDS encoding glycosyltransferase family 4 protein encodes MRTVREFRPDWLILQYCAFAYGRWGLNPYLPLAIRRVMRACPDTRFALMVHEPLAWPINWKLRLMNVWQRWQLRELGRTADVVFFSIDPWVRQFGPWFPGTPAYHLPVGSNVPRVEITREEARRRLSIPGERVVLGLFGTAHHSRLFGLAGEAVGRLRSRGIDAGVLYIGPHGDRVRAAMGDVPSICEGPLPADEVSRRFSAMDIYLAPFADGVSTRRTSLMTGLQHGCAVAATRGPLTDDVLLKEDGRAFLLSDVSDQDGFTANVVRLAEDADLRAALGSGARALHATEFAWERIAGRMLKLLRRYSGRATAGEAESCRRTGGR; translated from the coding sequence GTGCGCACCGTCCGGGAGTTCCGACCAGACTGGCTCATCCTGCAGTACTGCGCGTTCGCATACGGGCGTTGGGGCCTGAACCCATACCTGCCCCTCGCCATACGCCGCGTCATGCGGGCCTGCCCGGATACGCGGTTTGCGCTGATGGTGCACGAGCCCCTCGCGTGGCCGATAAACTGGAAGCTGCGCCTGATGAACGTGTGGCAGCGCTGGCAGCTTCGCGAGCTGGGGCGGACCGCCGACGTGGTCTTCTTCTCGATCGATCCCTGGGTGCGCCAGTTCGGTCCGTGGTTCCCGGGCACGCCGGCGTATCACCTGCCGGTCGGCTCGAACGTGCCGCGAGTCGAGATCACGCGTGAGGAGGCGAGGCGGCGGCTGAGCATCCCCGGCGAGCGAGTGGTTCTGGGCCTGTTCGGCACCGCGCACCATTCCCGGCTGTTCGGCCTGGCGGGTGAGGCCGTGGGGCGCCTGCGCAGTCGCGGGATCGATGCAGGGGTGCTGTACATCGGGCCCCACGGCGATCGCGTGCGCGCCGCCATGGGCGATGTGCCCTCCATCTGCGAAGGGCCCCTGCCGGCCGACGAGGTCTCACGGCGCTTCTCCGCGATGGACATCTACCTGGCGCCGTTCGCCGACGGAGTCTCGACGCGCAGGACCTCGCTCATGACCGGCCTGCAGCACGGATGCGCCGTTGCGGCAACGCGCGGGCCTCTGACTGACGATGTGCTTCTGAAAGAGGACGGGCGCGCATTCCTGCTGTCTGATGTATCGGATCAGGACGGGTTCACGGCCAACGTGGTCAGGCTGGCGGAGGACGCGGACCTTCGCGCCGCGCTTGGCAGCGGGGCGCGGGCGCTGCACGCGACCGAGTTCGCCTGGGAGCGGATCGCCGGTCGGATGCTGAAGCTCCTGCGCCGGTACTCGGGTCGGGCCACGGCCGGCGAAGCCGAGAGCTGCCGACGGACCGGTGGGAGGTGA
- a CDS encoding glycosyltransferase: MSPCISVIIPTCHRNEQLALCLDRLAPGEQTLPPDRYEVIVTDDGSASTAERILRERYPWARWVPGPRKGPAANRNSGARQARGEWLVFTDDDCLPEPAWLAAYADAMAQDALALEGAIAPVGEPASELSECPTNLAGGCFWSANISVKRSLFEAVGGFDARFPYAAHEDEDLYLRLRERTRVRFVPGARVLHPIRTPGLRGALRRIPRHSVATAVYYHLNARRLGIPGTVKLLLWIYRPHQKALFESLRRRRFRSALVNLAWLVYGDALVALHLARLGRHGC; this comes from the coding sequence GTGAGTCCCTGTATCAGCGTCATCATCCCGACCTGTCACCGCAACGAGCAGCTCGCGCTCTGCCTGGATCGCCTGGCGCCGGGGGAGCAAACGCTGCCGCCGGACCGATATGAGGTCATCGTGACGGACGACGGCTCCGCGTCCACGGCGGAGCGAATCCTGCGCGAGCGCTACCCGTGGGCCAGGTGGGTTCCAGGGCCGCGCAAGGGGCCCGCCGCCAACCGTAACAGCGGCGCGCGCCAGGCGCGCGGCGAGTGGCTCGTGTTCACCGATGACGATTGCCTTCCCGAGCCGGCGTGGTTGGCGGCGTACGCGGACGCGATGGCACAGGACGCCCTGGCGCTCGAGGGGGCGATCGCGCCGGTTGGCGAGCCCGCGAGCGAGCTCTCCGAGTGCCCGACGAACCTGGCCGGCGGCTGCTTCTGGTCGGCCAACATCAGCGTGAAGCGCTCGCTCTTCGAGGCCGTTGGCGGCTTCGACGCCCGGTTCCCCTATGCGGCGCACGAGGACGAGGATCTCTACCTGCGCCTGCGAGAGCGGACGCGGGTGCGCTTCGTGCCCGGCGCCCGCGTCCTGCATCCGATCAGAACGCCGGGCCTGCGCGGCGCCCTGCGCCGCATCCCGCGGCACAGCGTCGCGACCGCCGTCTACTATCACCTCAACGCGAGGCGGCTTGGCATTCCGGGGACGGTGAAGCTGCTCCTCTGGATATACCGGCCGCACCAGAAGGCCCTCTTCGAGTCGCTTCGGAGGCGCCGGTTCCGATCGGCCTTGGTTAACCTCGCGTGGCTGGTCTATGGCGACGCGCTGGTGGCGCTCCACCTGGCCAGGCTCGGACGGCATGGGTGTTAG
- a CDS encoding acyltransferase, with the protein MQSLVRSAAVVRKRLELLRRAPFYLLYYAVARRLPGSTDPGGVLWKAIRVLACRRLFARCGCGVNVERSASFGWGAGVHLGDYSDIGVNARIHGTVFIGSHVMMGPDVAIWTNNHAFDRVDVPMTQQGMQGERPVVIEDDVWIGTRAILLRGVRIGRGAVIGAGAVVARDVPDWAIVVGNPARVVRYRNESASVSGAPAL; encoded by the coding sequence ATGCAGAGTCTGGTACGGAGTGCGGCCGTCGTGCGAAAGAGACTCGAGTTGCTCAGGCGGGCCCCGTTCTACCTCCTGTACTACGCGGTCGCGCGAAGGCTGCCTGGCTCGACGGATCCCGGCGGCGTCCTTTGGAAGGCCATCCGCGTCCTGGCATGCCGGCGGCTGTTCGCGCGATGCGGTTGCGGGGTCAATGTCGAGCGCTCCGCGTCGTTTGGATGGGGGGCTGGGGTCCACCTCGGCGACTACTCGGACATCGGCGTGAACGCCCGCATACATGGCACGGTGTTCATCGGATCTCACGTCATGATGGGCCCCGATGTCGCCATCTGGACCAACAACCACGCCTTCGATCGGGTGGACGTGCCGATGACGCAACAGGGGATGCAGGGAGAGCGTCCGGTGGTGATCGAGGACGACGTGTGGATCGGCACACGGGCTATCCTGCTTCGCGGCGTGCGCATCGGCCGCGGCGCGGTGATCGGCGCCGGCGCGGTGGTCGCCAGGGACGTGCCGGATTGGGCGATCGTGGTTGGGAACCCGGCGCGCGTCGTGCGCTATCGAAACGAGAGCGCGTCTGTCAGCGGAGCACCTGCCCTGTGA
- a CDS encoding SDR family NAD(P)-dependent oxidoreductase translates to MVEYRGEPVLVTGGCGFIGSHLVEALVASGASVAVLDNLQAGSWDNLDGVRDRVVCVEVDVRDRAEVVRAMRAHAPRYVFHLAANASVPGSVEDPVYDFDTNCAGTFSVLEACRQVGGCERVVVVSSGAVYGEPQSFPICEDSPLRPISPYGASKLASEVEARMFHAVYGVPTVIARIFNTYGPRMARFVVLDFLRKLRIDPERLEVLGTGRQVRDFTYVGDTVAGLLVLGIRGALGEAYNVSSGAHCTVTELAERVIASEGLSGRTQIVYTGKSWVGDAQRWEVSVEKVRRLGYRACHTLDEGLTRTRRSFGEAPRSGSR, encoded by the coding sequence ATGGTGGAGTACCGGGGCGAGCCCGTGCTGGTGACCGGCGGCTGTGGGTTCATCGGGTCGCACCTGGTGGAGGCGCTCGTCGCCTCCGGCGCGAGCGTGGCCGTGCTCGATAACCTGCAGGCCGGCTCCTGGGACAACCTCGATGGCGTGCGGGATCGCGTCGTGTGCGTCGAGGTCGACGTGCGCGACCGGGCCGAGGTGGTGCGGGCCATGCGCGCGCACGCGCCGCGGTACGTGTTCCACCTGGCGGCCAACGCTTCCGTTCCCGGCTCCGTGGAGGACCCGGTCTACGACTTCGATACGAACTGCGCCGGCACGTTCTCGGTGCTCGAGGCATGCCGGCAGGTCGGGGGCTGCGAGAGGGTGGTCGTGGTGTCGTCCGGGGCGGTCTACGGTGAGCCCCAGAGCTTCCCGATCTGCGAGGACTCGCCGCTGCGGCCGATCAGCCCGTACGGAGCCAGCAAGCTTGCGTCCGAGGTCGAGGCGCGCATGTTCCACGCAGTGTACGGCGTCCCGACGGTGATCGCGCGAATCTTCAACACCTACGGTCCGCGGATGGCCAGGTTCGTGGTGTTGGACTTCCTGCGGAAGCTGCGCATCGATCCGGAGCGGCTCGAGGTGCTCGGGACCGGGCGTCAGGTTCGTGATTTCACGTACGTGGGGGACACCGTCGCCGGCCTGTTGGTGCTGGGCATTCGCGGCGCGCTGGGAGAGGCGTACAACGTGTCGTCCGGCGCGCACTGCACGGTGACGGAGCTCGCGGAGCGCGTGATCGCGTCCGAAGGACTGAGCGGCCGGACGCAGATCGTCTACACGGGCAAGAGCTGGGTTGGCGACGCGCAGCGCTGGGAGGTCAGCGTGGAGAAGGTCCGGCGGCTCGGCTACCGCGCCTGCCACACACTGGACGAGGGGCTGACCCGCACGCGCCGCTCGTTCGGAGAGGCTCCAAGAAGTGGCTCACGGTAG
- a CDS encoding glycosyltransferase family 4 protein: MRILLVCQNYLPFIGGIEIHARQVAHTLAARHDVKIVAVTFAPSCLPARLAPAHDSVLAPSFGSYDDDGVPVHALTPTLGDRVRMLPILVRCTPRWQRYAYNGLRRFGYRWYRSVFWERMRELVCQADVVHSLTFGYVGWLAEETATACHVPFVCTSFAHPRQWGDGPDDIALYRRSDVVICLTESNRAYLVSGGVPIERTRVVGVSPELPLASDPSGFRARHGLGTAPVVLYVGRMMAQKGARAVLEAAEHVRRRVPDARFVFIGPATPTEAALFEGSDARASYLGKVSLQEKADALSACDVFCMPSVSEILPTVYLEAWSYAKPVIGGMAHGLPELVEGHGAGVCASQDPVDLASILVRLLEDEGLRTELGENGRRLVEREYSVPAVTNALESIYRSVCDRDAVGVRR; encoded by the coding sequence ATGAGGATCCTGCTCGTCTGCCAGAACTATCTACCGTTCATCGGCGGGATCGAGATTCACGCTCGCCAGGTCGCCCACACGCTGGCGGCGAGGCACGACGTTAAGATCGTGGCGGTGACGTTCGCTCCGAGCTGCCTACCTGCCCGACTTGCGCCAGCGCACGACAGTGTGCTCGCTCCGTCGTTCGGCAGCTACGATGACGATGGTGTGCCGGTTCACGCGCTCACCCCGACGCTCGGTGACCGTGTCCGGATGCTGCCAATCCTCGTGCGCTGCACGCCGCGCTGGCAGCGCTACGCGTACAATGGGCTCCGGCGCTTCGGCTACCGCTGGTACAGGTCCGTGTTTTGGGAGCGCATGCGCGAGCTCGTGTGCCAAGCGGACGTAGTTCATTCCCTTACCTTCGGGTATGTGGGATGGCTGGCGGAGGAGACGGCGACTGCGTGCCACGTGCCTTTCGTGTGTACGTCGTTTGCGCATCCCCGGCAGTGGGGCGACGGACCCGACGATATCGCGCTCTATAGGCGTTCAGATGTCGTGATCTGCCTCACCGAATCGAATAGAGCGTATCTGGTTTCGGGCGGCGTACCCATCGAGCGAACGCGCGTCGTGGGGGTGTCGCCTGAGTTGCCTCTCGCCTCTGACCCCTCCGGCTTCCGAGCGCGTCACGGCCTCGGCACGGCGCCCGTCGTGCTGTACGTGGGGCGCATGATGGCCCAGAAGGGGGCGCGCGCGGTGCTCGAGGCGGCCGAGCACGTGCGGCGGCGGGTGCCGGACGCCAGGTTCGTCTTCATCGGGCCGGCGACTCCGACGGAGGCCGCCCTCTTCGAGGGAAGTGATGCGCGAGCGAGCTACCTGGGCAAGGTCAGCCTTCAGGAGAAGGCCGACGCGCTCTCGGCGTGCGACGTGTTCTGCATGCCCTCCGTCAGCGAGATCCTCCCGACCGTCTACTTGGAGGCCTGGAGCTACGCGAAGCCGGTGATCGGCGGAATGGCACACGGATTGCCCGAGCTGGTAGAGGGGCATGGCGCCGGCGTCTGTGCAAGCCAGGACCCCGTGGACCTGGCCAGCATCCTTGTCCGGCTGCTGGAAGACGAGGGGCTGCGGACAGAGCTGGGCGAGAACGGGCGCCGGTTGGTGGAGCGCGAGTATTCCGTGCCGGCCGTCACGAATGCGCTCGAGAGCATCTATCGGTCAGTGTGCGACAGGGATGCGGTCGGGGTCAGACGATGA
- a CDS encoding glycosyltransferase family 4 protein produces the protein MTTVIVSTYPPLRDGIARYADQQVAWLRRRGESVLTVGLPGSEADVVADLCGGRKPAALAGAVRSGGVEPRASRVVIHWHDGFYYRGGFASRIPTDLAFLRAMRAFGEWEILCHETYPLEPARDPVRSVLRLAHQAGRRAVWRRASRVWFHSQAEREKMEAAYGLRLDDGKVAIRPHGMFFARYRDIGREQARRELEIPADAFVFLCIGFLGEHKGFHRALEAFADLGDARARIYVVGSVLDETAAARAYVRQLAEQARRTPGATLVEGFVADEQFDTWIAASDCVMAPYTAAFSSSIIERAKMFDRPVVVGASGGLPEQAGDSCAVVGSVAEMAEAMRRLAAPVGHPL, from the coding sequence GTGACCACGGTCATCGTGTCGACCTATCCGCCTCTGCGGGACGGGATCGCACGCTATGCTGATCAGCAGGTCGCGTGGCTGCGCCGGCGGGGCGAGAGCGTGCTGACCGTGGGGCTACCCGGCAGCGAGGCCGACGTCGTGGCGGACCTGTGCGGCGGGCGCAAACCGGCGGCTCTCGCCGGGGCAGTGCGAAGCGGCGGAGTGGAACCGCGCGCGTCGCGCGTGGTGATCCACTGGCACGACGGGTTCTACTACCGCGGGGGGTTCGCGAGCCGCATCCCGACGGATCTCGCGTTCCTGCGCGCGATGCGCGCGTTCGGCGAGTGGGAGATTCTTTGCCACGAGACATATCCGCTCGAGCCGGCGCGCGACCCGGTCCGATCCGTGCTCCGGCTCGCGCATCAGGCGGGCAGGCGCGCCGTGTGGCGCCGCGCGAGCCGCGTGTGGTTCCACAGCCAGGCCGAGCGGGAGAAGATGGAGGCGGCCTACGGGTTGCGTCTGGACGACGGCAAGGTTGCGATCCGCCCGCACGGCATGTTCTTCGCCCGGTACCGCGACATCGGGAGAGAGCAGGCGCGCCGTGAGCTGGAGATCCCGGCGGACGCGTTCGTGTTCCTGTGCATCGGCTTCCTCGGAGAACACAAGGGCTTCCATCGAGCGCTGGAGGCGTTCGCCGACCTCGGCGACGCGCGCGCGCGGATCTACGTGGTGGGATCCGTCCTTGACGAGACGGCTGCGGCGCGAGCGTATGTCCGGCAGCTCGCAGAGCAGGCCAGGCGGACGCCCGGGGCAACGCTCGTGGAGGGGTTCGTGGCGGACGAGCAGTTCGACACGTGGATCGCCGCGTCCGACTGCGTGATGGCTCCCTACACCGCGGCGTTCTCGTCGAGCATCATCGAGCGGGCAAAGATGTTCGACAGACCGGTGGTCGTCGGCGCATCCGGCGGCTTGCCCGAGCAGGCGGGGGATAGCTGCGCCGTCGTCGGGTCAGTTGCAGAGATGGCCGAGGCGATGCGGCGGCTTGCGGCCCCGGTGGGGCATCCGCTATGA
- a CDS encoding glycosyltransferase — protein sequence MAESRAGAEWPRISVVTPSYNQADFLEETIQSVLNQEYPNLEYMIIDGGSTDGSVDIIRRLEDRLAWWVSEKDRGQAHAINKGLERATGDVFAFLNSDDLYTAGALRRVGAAFRENPPALLYGKCRYVDAEGAPMDEFPFHPALDLETVLADNLLPQPSAFVRMDVCREVGRFDETMHYAFDHDYWVRAMLRGYRLSALPELLSLYRLHPSSKTQTSRSHFDADMEKVHGRVRAESLPPARRRRLRSASARFYRRLAFENYAWEADLRASVRYFARMIAADPRACDVRAVKVFARCCLRIAPPRRTKVAS from the coding sequence ATGGCCGAGTCGCGCGCCGGAGCTGAGTGGCCGCGCATCAGCGTGGTCACACCGTCCTACAACCAGGCGGACTTCCTGGAAGAGACCATCCAATCGGTCCTCAACCAGGAGTATCCGAACCTCGAGTACATGATCATCGACGGCGGCAGCACCGACGGCAGCGTCGATATCATCCGGCGTCTTGAGGACCGGCTGGCCTGGTGGGTGAGCGAGAAGGACCGCGGCCAGGCCCACGCCATCAACAAGGGCCTCGAACGCGCGACCGGCGACGTCTTCGCGTTCCTTAACTCGGACGACCTGTACACGGCCGGCGCGCTGCGCCGCGTCGGCGCGGCGTTTCGGGAGAACCCGCCGGCGCTGCTCTACGGCAAGTGCCGCTATGTCGACGCTGAGGGCGCGCCGATGGACGAGTTCCCGTTCCATCCGGCCCTCGACCTGGAGACGGTGCTGGCCGACAACCTGCTGCCGCAGCCCTCCGCGTTCGTCCGGATGGACGTGTGCCGCGAAGTCGGGCGGTTCGACGAGACGATGCACTACGCGTTCGACCACGACTACTGGGTGCGTGCGATGCTCAGGGGATACCGGCTGTCCGCCCTGCCGGAGCTCCTCTCGCTCTACCGCCTGCACCCGTCCTCGAAGACGCAAACGTCTCGAAGCCACTTCGACGCCGATATGGAAAAGGTACATGGCCGCGTCCGTGCGGAGAGCCTGCCGCCGGCGCGCCGGCGCCGACTGCGCAGCGCGTCCGCGCGCTTCTATCGGCGTCTTGCGTTTGAGAACTACGCCTGGGAGGCGGACCTGCGCGCTTCCGTCCGGTACTTCGCCCGGATGATCGCCGCCGATCCGCGCGCGTGCGACGTTCGCGCCGTGAAGGTGTTCGCGCGGTGCTGCCTGCGCATAGCGCCGCCGCGTCGCACGAAGGTAGCGTCGTGA